In a genomic window of Kwoniella newhampshirensis strain CBS 13917 chromosome 8, whole genome shotgun sequence:
- a CDS encoding pre-rRNA-processing protein PNO1, with protein MAHKSHRYKALQSQLEPQPALSLVTSSSKPKTKKSSTSMEVDSDDDNSVLINSSTSGPSSNAAATAAATAGGSSSGFAPLPASSQSTVLKNEFRRIPIPAHRMTPLKREWVNLYTPMVEMLGLQVRMNVPRRAVELKTSGHTVDSGAIQKGADFVKAFSLGFDVNDALALLRLDDLYLDSFEVKDVKTLHGDHLSRAIGRIAGEGGKVKFSIENASRTRIVLADTHIHILGSTQNIKIARDAVVSLILGSPPGKVYAHLKTVGARMKQRF; from the exons ATGGCGCACAAATCACATCGATACAAGGCTCTCCAATCCCAGTTGGAGCCTCAACCCgctctctccctcgtcacctcatcttcgaaacccaagacgaagaagtcttccacttccatgGAGGTCGATTCCGACGATGACAACTCCGTCTTGATCAATTCCTCCACTTCTGGTCCTTCGTCCAATGCCGCTgctactgctgctgcaaCTGCCGGAGGGTCGTCTTCCGGTTTCGCACCGTTACCAGCATCTAGTCAATCGACGGTGTTGAAGAATGAGTTCAGACGGATTCCCATTCCGGCTCATCGAATGACACCGCTGAAGAGAGAATGGGTCAACCTGTATACGCCAatggtggagatgttggGATTACAAGTCAGGATGAATGTGCCTAGACGTGCGGTTgagctcaag ACCTCAGGACATACAGTTGACTCAGGCGCTATCCAAAAAGGAGCAGATTTCGTCAAGGCTTTCTCCTTAGGCTTCGATGTGAAC GAcgctcttgctcttctgcGACTAGACGATCTTTATCTCGACTCTTTCGAAGTTAAAGATGTCAAGACTTTGCATGGAGACCATCTTTCACGAGCTATTG GCCGTATAGcaggtgaaggtggaaaAGTGAAGTTCTCAATTGAGAATGCTAGTAGAACCCGAATTGTGCTTGCCGATAC TCACATCCATATCCTCGGATCAACCCAGAACATCAAGATTGCTAGAGATGCAGtcgtctccctcatccttgGTTCCCCTCCAG GCAAGGTCTACGCTCATCTCAAGACTGTTGGTGCGAGAATGAAACAGCGTTTCTAG